The DNA segment GCTTAATAAGTAACACTGCTATATAAAATACATgctgaattaatattttatattgtatAACTTGCTGTAATACGCATTCACTTTTAATCCAAAGCTTCCTAAAAATGTATTAGAAACCAGGGCCTTTGTGTTAGTCACTGGGACAGAATTTCTCACTGGGGTGACCTGCTCCTGAGGTAGCACGCACGCACGCACTCAGGCCAGCTTTACACCAGGCTGAGGTGAAGGTATGGTGGTCCAGGAGGCACCACACAAGCCACAGAAAACTTCAAGATACCAGAGTAACGCAGCAAAGGCCCTttcttcccaccaccaccccagctctgAGAGCTGCGCTCCAGTGCAAATGCGCCTCTGTAATCCCCCTCCCCATAAACACTTCTATTTATAGTGCTTAAAATGTTGTAATGGCCTCATCCATCATCCTGAAAGATGAGACTTGCTGGCTGTCACAGCTCAAACCTCCTGCCCCTTTATTGACAAATACggctgaaaatcagaaaaatccGCCTGCAGCCCATGCgacaggcagcagctcccctggCGCTGGGCAGGGAGGACGCGGCCGGCACCGCTTGGGCCCTGCGGCACGAACCATCCCTGCGTAACTGCCATTTACTGCCCATTTATTTGTTTCCCTCTGTGCCTCTCTTTCACTAACtagtttttttgcctttttcagaaccaaaaaaccacaagttATTTGGGAAAGCCTTTAAAATACCTCCGTGAGTTGGAGTTTCAAAAGATTTTTAGAATGACAAACTCAGAAAACTCCCAAAGGTTTCCACATCTTTTTATTATGACCCTCTGCCACGGTATCCCAGTTCCATGTTTCAAGAGCCAAAAAGCAAGTATCACTCAGGTATCGTGGTATTTTCTCCACGTAAGTTGCCCTCTGAACACTGTTACATTATTTTGCTGACTTGTTCCACGAGCAAGATGGTGCAAATGTGGCGGCCTGGGCAGTTGAGGGGGGACAAGGTTCACCTCAGCCCCTGGGCGCCAAAGGGTGTTATAAACAGGCAGCGTTTCAggtaggattttatttttagatattaGCCATGACACTGCTGCAGGGAACGACCATCAATGGACACCGGCTTGGGGTGCCCCCGAGCAGCctggccccgccgccagccctgCGCCCAGGCGGACGACCTGCCCTCCACAAAGATGGCCGCTCGAGGCGGGAACCGTTCTCCTCAGTCCAAGATGGCTGCCCCGCCGAGCATTCCGTCTTGACCTTTTGCCCATACTTAGGATGGCTGCCGAGCTGCAGGCGATATTCCAAAACCAAAAGTGGCCGCCCCGGACAGGGTGTTCCCTGCCCCTACCAAAGATGGCGGCACGAagaggggggcgggggcgcggcggggcggggcctccGGCCggggagccgggccggggggcggggcgggggcgcgccCGCCGCCGAACCGGAAGTGCCGCgctgcctcctccagctggTTGTCATTTCGTGCGGCAGCTCGGTCTTGAGGAGACGGGGCTCGGCAGCGGCcgggtggggaggagggaggcacCGGCTGCGGCACCGAGGCAGGAAGCGGCGGCcgctgggggggtggggggaggggaaggagacaggaaaaaaaaaaaaaaaaaaagaaaagaaaaagaggcaaaacaagGCGGCAGCAGCAACGGAGGCTCAGCGCGGAGGACCCGTCGCAGCCAGGCTCGCCGGCTACCGAAGCGCCTCCCGACTCTCCGGAGCCGGTGTCGCGGCAGCCCTCCCCCCCCTCTCCTGTGGCTCTCGCCTGCGGAGCCTCCCCCCTCCTTTCAGCTCCCGGCAGCAGCGTCCCCCACGGCGACCCTCCCGGTGCCCGGCCGGTTTACATGAGGGGGAAGGAAGCCCGCCTGGAGCCGAGAAGACgcgcagcagctggggaaggactGCTCcgaggagccgccgccgccgccggacCCCGCGCCCCGGTTAGTCCGCCGGGTCCCCCCTCCGCTGCGCCCAGCGGCCGAGCCCCTGCCCCGTAATCTCCGGGCGATTTGGGAAGAACCGGTTAAACACCTTCCATGGGGGAGAGAGGagcccggccccccgccgcctgcaccttcccctccctgccggAGGCTGCTCCTCTCCTGAGGTAAAAAATatccctcctgccttccccgcCACCAGGACTCTTGTGAGGGAGGGGGGACACCGCGGGGGACACCCCACAGCCGGGGCCTGGCGAGCCGAGCCTGCCAGcgccgcccctgccccgctgGATGCCTGGTCCCTGAGGAGGAACAACACACACACGCGTACCCGCCCGGCCTTTCAGCCAGGGGCTCGCTCGTCTGCGGGGAACCCCCGTATCTCGGTGGAAGGAGGCGAGCCCCGCACCAGAAACcaccctcccagcagcagtgagagCAAGAAaacctccttccccttcctcctgcacAACTCGCtgtcccctcccctcccttttccCGAACGGTGAATGCTCATTTCTGAGATGTAAATCTGCCTCTTCGGACAGCCAGGACTCATATGAAGGACACGCAAATATTGGATCATAAATAAGAAGCGAGTCTGGCGAGCTCAGAAACCCAGCCCAAAACGAGCAGCATCAAGAATCCACCCTTCTCCTGCACAACTCACTCCCCACCCAACACACATAGAATACTAATTTCCTGAGATAAGATCTTACCCCTTTAAACAACCACacgcgcgcgcgcacacacacacacagagtgcaCATTATTACTAAATATAATAGGTTAAACCCAGCAGCACGGGAAAAAGCCTCTTCTGCAACTCACTCTTCCTTTTCACCCTTCTGAATGCTGAGATCCTGAGGTAAATTTTTCCCTTACCCACAGCAAAGACTCTTTTTGAACAGGACACAAATATATATTAGATTATAGAGATGTATTAAATTATTCCAgatttaaatctattttttgcTGCCAAGGGGTCGGGGGACCAGACGTCAttgtatattatttttttttccttccctcttaaCTCATTTATGGGCGAGTCAAGgctgctgaggaggaaaaaaacaggataGTTAGAATCTCTTTATCCTTATTCCCCAGAAGCTTTTTCTCTTATTGCTGTgcatttcctttagaaaaaggaaGCCTCTTATTTTGTGAaccaaagatttatttttcccttcctcctggccaaaggaaggaaacagacaCAAATTGACATATTTAAATAGTTGAAGAGATCTATCTTTTGCAAAAAACGAACATCTTTAtccaaatctgaaataaatagcGTGGAGGGAGAAACTGGAATATCTAGCTAAAAACAGGATACTTACTAATCTCGCCTCAGAAGAGGACGAGGTAAACACTAAACATCAACTTGTTCTTACAGGGAGGATTCAAACCCTAAATATAATAAATGGGGGATTACGGGTTTGGAGTGTTAGTGCAAAACAACACTGGAAATAAGTCAGCTTTTCCAGTCAGATTTCATCCACATCTGCAGCCTCCACACCATCATCAAAATGcaacccccagccctgctgcttttataaataataacaCAGCTGCCAATGGCAGTAGTGCTGGGTCAGCTTGGCTctttcctgctccagctgcccatAATATTCAGGATGAGATTCTGGGGTCAGAAAAATCTAAAACTcagcaacaggaaaagcaagagtccctagaaaaacagcagctttccccTGGTCAAAGTCAGGAAGCAGGCATGCTCTCTGAACCTGAGAAAgctaaaactgaagaaaatcagGGCGATAATTCTTCAGAGAACGGCaatggaaaggagaaaataagaataGAATCGCCGGTATTAACAGGATTTGATTATCAAGAAGCTTCGGGGCTAGGTACTTCGACACAGCCCTTGACATCCACTGCATCTTCTCTGACTGGTTTTAGTAACTGGTCTGCAGCTATAGCTCCTTCTTCTTCTACAATAATCAATGAAGATGCAAGTTTTTTTCACCAGGGAGGGGTCCCTACTGCCTCAGCTAATAATGGTGCTCTGCTGTTTCAGAATTTTCCACATCACGTCAGCCCTGGCTTTGGTGGTAGCTTTTCCCCCCAAATTGGACCCCTCTCTCAACACCACCCTCATCACCCCCATTTTCAGCATCATCACAATCAGCATCAGCAACAGAGGAGGTCTCCTGCAAGTCCTCATCCACCTCCATTCACACatagaaatgctgcttttaatcAATTGCCTCATTTGGCTAATAATCTTAACAAGCCACCTTCTCCATGGAGCAGCTACCAAAGTCCATCGCCTACACCATCTTCGTGGAGCCCTGGTGGCGGTGGATACGGTGGGTGGGGTGGGTCCCAAGGTCGAGACCACCGCAGGGGACTGAACGGAGGGATAACACCCTTGAACTCCATCTCACCCTTAAAGAAGAATTTTGCAAGTAATCATATCCAGTTGCAGAAATATGCTCGACCCAGCTCGGCCTTTGCTCCAAAGTCATGGATGGAAGACAGTTTGAATAGAGCTGacaacatttttccttttcaggtgAGCACGCTGTTATATccataagaaaaataacacgTAGGTGCATTTAAAATGACCTAGAAAGAGTCTGGTGTTTCAACAGTACATCTGATTGTATGACTTAATGCGCttgcaactaaaaaaaaaatatatggctTACTTGAAATGTCATCGTGTGAATTACTCTCTGAGCTGTGAAtcatggtgggtttttttcaatagtGCTAGTCATGTAAGTATTTGTTGCCCACCACTCGTCTGTATTAGCCAGTTTTGTCCAGCTTATTTCTGAATGTGTCTTAAGTATTAGCTGATGAGCAAACATAGTTACAAGTAGCAAGTATATCTACAAAAAGGAGTAAGGaaaaaagtgctgctgctgctgaaggtatGAAAGATCTGAGGCCTTCTAAAGTATTTGAGAATGTGCCATATCTGAGAAAAAGTATTAGGtgattttatttagttttacaGTATCATATGGACTTGTAGTGCAACATattttttgtagcatttttGGAAGCTTTGACTTTTTTACATGATGGTAATCAATGCAGTTTGCTTTCCTCATTAATGACAGCAAATTTTTGTCACAGGCTATTAAATTATCACCAAAAATAGATCTGGAGGAGTGTCAGTTGGTGCTCTCCTATATTTTAATGTGGCCTTATCCTGGCAGGAGGCAGGTTGTCTGGCAGTTCAATGTCTCCTTCTAGGCTGACTTCTTATGAATTTGAGAAGAACTGTATAATGTTGAACGTAATTtgcagtaaaaattaaaacaggagTACTCTTTTCTTCATCTGACCACTAGTTAAAACTAggttttgtgtgtatgtgtgcaccTTTTGTAAACTGTAAGGTGAATCAAAAAAATGAAGAGTTCTTTTACGTTTAGAGGGTTGTTTTTCAATGTTTCAAAGTTTCAAATGAGGgcaaaagtaaaattttccaAATGATTTCTAGCCATGCTGGAAGAACCAGGGTGAcctactttaaaataatttgaaagatCTGTAGATAAAAACTGTGTGATGTCTCACATTGTAAACCACcctaaagaaacagaattatatttaataatgaCTCTGTAGATTCAGACATAGGAACAGTTCAGTTCTGCTTTGTAAACTGTTcagtttctgtttggtttgCGGGGCCTGCCTATGCAGCCTTCTGacaacagagcagctgctggcaatAACTTTCTGTCAAGAGACCTTTTTCTACTGCAGAGCTACTAGCTGGTTCAATATCAGGTAGAGCCCTTTTAAATTTAGAATGCATAGTAATAATTGATTTTAATGTCAGGATTAGTCATTAATATAATGAACCTGTGTCCAGCATACCAAATTTATACACTGAAACCATTAGAAAAAAGGACACAGCTGGAGTCGGTCTTTTTTCAGCCTCACTGCAGTGAGACTTGGCTCACAGTTTAATTCATTCTGTACCCTGACACATAGCTGATGTTCAGAGTGACAGAATGAGACCAAGTGTGTCCTTGCTGCTGTGTGTAAGGCCCAAATATATACTCAGTGATAGAAACATGCTTGGTTTGACATCAAGGAAATTTCAGGAAATTGGCAAAGTCAACCTTGAGTTCTGGGTTGTGTTCCAAACATAAAATATCAGACACACTTATTTTGATCCTggtaaagaaataatttttgtgtagCATGTTGGTATCTGTTTACATAAACACTAAGATGAAGCTGTACATGTCAAGACCAAGTCTGACACTCCTTCATgccaagaaaaaggaaagcgTTAAGAGCGAAGTGCTTTGCAGTCTGTTACTATCacttctgtgaagaaaagggCAGGACAGCAAAACAGGACTTCAGCACTGCAGATCGAGAAAGATGCTGATTAATTTTGAAGCCATCTTGGACAACTgctttttataacttttttttgtataaaGCCTTTAGCTCCTTTGGTCACTTCGTCATTTTTGTGTTGAAAGCATACTGAATTTTTGAATTGCTGGAAACAAATGATGTAAAAATTGACCTTTGATgtgttctttatttcattttattatgcTGATTGTATGCCTGactcaaagcagaaataagttTTGCTTATTGTATATTTGTGttcatgcatatatatatatatatttatatgaagTATCCTTGATGCAATCATGTACTGGACAAGGCTATTTTGTTACTAGAATCTTCTTAGATTCCTGTTTAGGAAATAATTGAAAGCTGTCTTTGCTTCAGCAACATAATGGAGTAATTTGATACAACTATCcctttcatttaatatttatgtGTTGCTGCTTAAATCATTAACAAGTGTTGCTGCAATCTAGTGAAAATTAGTTTCTTTAGAAGGCAATATATAAACCAtcaactgcaaatattttgggatcgctctctttttctctcagaGGTTGTCTTTACTCCAAAGCTTGGTGAAACACAGAAGTCTGTTTTGATGGAAATAGGGTAACCAAGTGTAAGTGGTCATTTCCTCTTCAGAGAGGACAACATTGCATAATGTCCCTATAAACCACTAATGTGAACTGCTCCTCACTTCAAATGTTTTTGCCCATAGACCTTAGATGCTTGTGATGAAACGGGCATTCCAAATAGTGCAGATGAAAGGAGAATACTGCGATGATCTGTTTGGTAATCTTGCAATTTCAGGATTGCTTGCTTGGTATTGAGCGCTGCATGCAAAACattgtgggttttgttcttcatttgAAATTCTGTCTCGTGTAACATTTCAGAAGTAGCATGTCTGTAGGAACCTCTTGTTGCAGAGATGGAACTGGAAGCAAGGTCAGAGAAGACTGTTACCAGATCTGTTAATGAAATCAAGTTTTGATATTGTGCTTTAGCCACTGGGCAGGCTTCCCCCTTCAAAGAtcttttgaaaagagaaaagccaTTGTTCTTTGTGTGttcatttgaaaaggaaatggtctccaaatgaaaaaatggttcctgaataaaaaaaaaaaatatttgggccTTTTGGATATAACAGCCTTCCCTGAGaattaacaaattaaaatgctttcactATGACTATTGCATCTTacaaaattactgatttttttaaaaataattccttctacttctttcccagcagcactgacaaACTAAGTGCTCATTGCATTTTACTGCAGCATTGCTGTAAAGattgttttggcttttcttttgctatgtACTTGTACTTCCTCATAAGAGTAGAACATCCTGCCTGTTATGCAACGCATAAATCTTGCTTTGATAGGCATTTCCAGGTTTCCAGATCTCATCTTCAAATGTGTGACgatgttttttaaattgctctttGAAGGCACAAGCATGTTAAGCAATAGCGTCCAGCTTTCtgtaaaaatgcttaaaaataatttgtctttcttCCTGGAATTAGGCTTGAAAATAACTGCCCATTTCAAAGAATTTTATACATGAGAGCAGTTCATTATATCCACttgttcaaaatgttttttcctttcttctgtagTGGCTAGTTTCCAGGTATATAACCCCTTCCAAATCCATTGAGGGTCTGTGCCAGAGagactttttcttccctgaggCAGATATGGAATGTTTGAGAAAACACATACGTGATTACAGAATGTGTTTTAATTCTGAGCTATACATCATGATTTGTTTGAAATGGGTTGATTTAATAAGTGCATTAAACAAAATCATGGGAagctggaattaaaaaataacctctTGAATGCATTTGCCAATCTTTCCTCTTGAAGgaattttgcaaataaatttcTTTACCGTGcctctttattttaatatttcttctttgtttttgaGGAACCTTTTCATAAGTCATGATGGCTGGTTGCATAAAATGAGGCTACATGTTTTGCAAAAAGTTCTGCAgaatcacatttttattatagGAGCAGCAATTATTCCAAGAAGTTTCAAGCTATCACTTTAAAATAGAATATAAACTTGAAGTTGGATTTTTGAATGTCTGTTCACCCATTTTTCTACAACTACATCAGCTGTGTAGTAATTAGTGTTTTGTGTGCTGTTCCCCACAGCTACTGATCTGTGGAATTAGAAGCACTCTAATGTGGTATGACATGCACAAGTTAAGTACTGTGGAAGTTAACACTGTTCTTGTTTTATAAACTTACGACTGACGTTAATACTTCAGCTTTGGCCCTCCTGTGCGTTTTTGACCtcagggtttctttttaaagagagcTTTTGTTAGAAGCTATTTGaattatgtttgtatttttgtaagATTAAAAGGAGTACTCTTATTaagcattttgctttgaaaattgcATACTTAGCAGTCCAGCATAAAGATTAAGAACGTAAGATAttgtggaaaataatttctagaagATACATAAAAACTTAATGTGTGGCTAAAATAGAATCAGACATGTTACTGGAATTTTTTATAAAGGTCTGTAATTTctaacacttaaaaaaaaaaaaaagttcaagttTGACTAAACCAGAAGTGCTCCCTCCCAAAAAAACTCCTGTTATGCGTCacttttccagctttttcttaTTGTTCCCTGGTGAAGCTATAAAAGATGATCAGGGCAGCATACAGCAACATCCTTTCAGGAAAAACCTGTTTATTCAAAGCCTTTAATTCACTGGATACTGGACTAGGAGCTGGAATACAGCATTTGCAGCAtggtgggaaggaggagaagctTACCCAGAATCATAATCTAGTCCAAATTTGCTttgcaattaaaagaaaaatgtggaacTTCTATTTAGTACCTACAATATTACCTCTCCCTACACACTTTACTTTGCCTGAGACAAAAGGCTTTTGAATTGTGGGAAATACATACAAGGTTTCAGAAAGTTTCAGGCTTCCCGTGCTATAATGTGGGTAGCAAATGTAGTTGTGAGTTTTCCAAATTTCACAAGTATTCTGGTTTGACAaagatttaaatatataaaataaggcCCAGTTTTACAACTGCACCGACTCCATAAATACAGCTTAATCACCTTCGATAAATTCCTTAATGCAGTGGCATACTTTGCATTATTATTGATGCCTCTGTCTCCAGAGAAGTCCTATTTCTTAAGATCAGGCACAGCCTTAGCTACCAGCAAGTGCTCAGGCTTTGCCAGGCTTTACTTTTTTGTGCAGTTTGGGTTTTTAGCATTGGGGGGGCCCGTCGTGGGAAGCACTGAATAGAAATCCTTAGGTTCTGGATCTCAGTTTTCAGGTGATGATAATGCTGTGGGTACAGATTAAATATAAGGAATCTGCACTTCAATAGTTAAGTTACATGTACATTTTTCTGATGTGCGAGAGTATTTCAGTATGGGATTATTAAGTGAAAAGTATGATCTTCCTGtgcatgaaaaattaatgtttcatttctttggCATAGGAGGTTGTCCCAGTATATATTGTACAGGCTTAGTTGCAAGCAACTTCCTTTTTGGAATGAAATGTCTTCggaatttgaaaaataaaattggaataGGAACCAGAATTTAGTGATTATTTACACGTGGTTCTATTTTTTACAAGACCGCTAActataaaataatctgtataGGTGTTAGTGGGGAAACCGCTGTTGTTACAGACTGGTTTGCCCATGCTATATGAATCCAATGACAAAACTGTGACATGAAGTCCTGCGTTCTCCCTGTGCTTTAACAATAAGATCGCATTGTTATGAGCACTCACATACTTACACAAATGATTTCTAGACAGTGGGAGAATcagaagagttttatttttctgtagacAGAGCTGGCCAGCATATAGTTCGAAACTATTGTGTTTGCTGTTGTAGAATATTTACGGTCTCGATAGCTTTCTCTTAACCTGATCTGTTAGCTGTCACTTCTTCTATATAATTGTGAAAACAATAATGCTTATTCAAAATTACGTTTAATGAATGTCTGTTGAAATGTTGGCTGACATTTTAAACATGGTCATGTATTAAGACAGCAGgttgtttggggattttggttgttttgttgttttttgggtttttttgtgttttctttggtgGCCCTGTGTTCAACCTGATGTCTTTCTACCTCAGCTCTGTTTTCCAAGGgtaaatgtgtgtgtgctttgAGCCCCcaataaagcaaaattctgGATGCCCTAAACAAATACATGTAAAGCCATGTTCTTGTAATCAACCTGGGTAAATAATATCAGGCTGTAGTTAACTTATTTTGTGACTGAAGTGTAACATACTCTGCTTTATTCCAGGGTAGTTATTACTCCTAAgtctttttataaataaataaaaaaagtatacAGTAAGCAATCCAGCTCCATGGAAAGCACTGTAACTTTGTGAGTTGATCCATGAGAAACACCaccatatttttattaattctcTCTACATGagatctttggaaaaaaaaaaagaagtatttttttcttaagtacaGCATGACTTATGTGCATTATAACTCAACTAACATGTATCTGAGAAAAGCTCACATTTAGTTATCAGTTAATGATCAATGTCTTGATTGTTATAGCTTTTTTGATGTTATGGAATTAAATGTATAGTTACACATTTCTTCAGCAATATGACCACTACCACTTACCTGTCATCAGTCTTTATGTTAgatatataatacatatatatttcagATATGTGTTTCTGATAAAATGTGCTGGCCATCTTGGAAGACTGGCaaaatttgtgcttttttcaaAATAGCCTCACTATAAAAAGGCctttaaattgtaaaaaaaaaattctaaaaaagcTACTAATGGTGACTTTCTCTAGTAGTGTGGACCCTTTCAGTATCAGGGCAAGTAGTCAATTAAATTAATGGAGTTATTTTATAATAAGCACTGTATGAACCTCTGAACCAGTTGAGCATGCCATTTTGACTGGTTTATATTGCTGACATAAGTGACTGACATCTTTTCCTTGGATGGATGTATACAGGCTTACTTATATACCAAGTTCTTGAATTACTCTGCATTCCCGGAGAGGTAGACTGCTGCATTAATTTCAGGAATATATCCAAATGCAATATAACACTAGTAGTGGCTCTCAGTGTTGTGCTTAACGTGGTTTGCTATCTTCTAATGATAAGCAGAGACTTGGAGGAGCAAACTGTTTCAAACAACCCAGGAACAAGACTGATCTTCCCAAGGGTGTTGAGGCTGGGGCAATTCAGCACCATGAATTGACAATGACGATTAGATATGCTGTAGCA comes from the Falco peregrinus isolate bFalPer1 chromosome 8, bFalPer1.pri, whole genome shotgun sequence genome and includes:
- the CPEB4 gene encoding cytoplasmic polyadenylation element-binding protein 4 isoform X1, whose product is MGDYGFGVLVQNNTGNKSAFPVRFHPHLQPPHHHQNATPSPAAFINNNTAANGSSAGSAWLFPAPAAHNIQDEILGSEKSKTQQQEKQESLEKQQLSPGQSQEAGMLSEPEKAKTEENQGDNSSENGNGKEKIRIESPVLTGFDYQEASGLGTSTQPLTSTASSLTGFSNWSAAIAPSSSTIINEDASFFHQGGVPTASANNGALLFQNFPHHVSPGFGGSFSPQIGPLSQHHPHHPHFQHHHNQHQQQRRSPASPHPPPFTHRNAAFNQLPHLANNLNKPPSPWSSYQSPSPTPSSWSPGGGGYGGWGGSQGRDHRRGLNGGITPLNSISPLKKNFASNHIQLQKYARPSSAFAPKSWMEDSLNRADNIFPFQDRTRTFDMHSLENSLIDIMRAENDSLKARTYGRRRGQSSLFPMEDGFLDDGRGDQTLHSGLGSPHCFSHQNGERVERYSRKVFVGGLPPDIDEDEITASFRRFGPLIVDWPHKAESKSYFPPKGYAFLLFQDESSVQALIDACIEEDGKLYLCVSSPTIKDKPVQIRPWNLSDSDFVMDGSQPLDPRKTIFVGGVPRPLRAVELAMIMDRLYGGVCYAGIDTDPELKYPKGAGRVAFSNQQSYIAAISARFVQLQHGEIDKRVEVKPYVLDDQLCDECQGARCGGKFAPFFCANVTCLQYYCEYCWAAIHSRAGREFHKPLVKEGGDRPRHISFRWN
- the CPEB4 gene encoding cytoplasmic polyadenylation element-binding protein 4 isoform X2 — protein: MGDYGFGVLVQNNTGNKSAFPVRFHPHLQPPHHHQNATPSPAAFINNNTAANGSSAGSAWLFPAPAAHNIQDEILGSEKSKTQQQEKQESLEKQQLSPGQSQEAGMLSEPEKAKTEENQGDNSSENGNGKEKIRIESPVLTGFDYQEASGLGTSTQPLTSTASSLTGFSNWSAAIAPSSSTIINEDASFFHQGGVPTASANNGALLFQNFPHHVSPGFGGSFSPQIGPLSQHHPHHPHFQHHHNQHQQQRRSPASPHPPPFTHRNAAFNQLPHLANNLNKPPSPWSSYQSPSPTPSSWSPGGGGYGGWGGSQGRDHRRGLNGGITPLNSISPLKKNFASNHIQLQKYARPSSAFAPKSWMEDSLNRADNIFPFQDRTRTFDMHSLENSLIDIMRAENDSLKGQSSLFPMEDGFLDDGRGDQTLHSGLGSPHCFSHQNGERVERYSRKVFVGGLPPDIDEDEITASFRRFGPLIVDWPHKAESKSYFPPKGYAFLLFQDESSVQALIDACIEEDGKLYLCVSSPTIKDKPVQIRPWNLSDSDFVMDGSQPLDPRKTIFVGGVPRPLRAVELAMIMDRLYGGVCYAGIDTDPELKYPKGAGRVAFSNQQSYIAAISARFVQLQHGEIDKRVEVKPYVLDDQLCDECQGARCGGKFAPFFCANVTCLQYYCEYCWAAIHSRAGREFHKPLVKEGGDRPRHISFRWN